From the Dehalococcoidia bacterium genome, one window contains:
- a CDS encoding enoyl-CoA hydratase-related protein: MAEQEIVTEVKGRVAIVRLNWPERRNALSWESGRRLRNIIDEFNQDKKIGAVVWTGTDPIFCGGWDVGSWKRGLENEDAEDVRRPADDESWLAFCVRSKPIVCAINGPSIGAGMTMTLNCDARIASDRARFSMRFIRVGIVPELASTMLLAHIVGFHHAMELMLTGKTIDAQEADRIGLVNRVVPHESLMDEAVALAQEMADNDTELLLAVKKLAWTNLTEPDIRKIMTRESEELLAGTQRPAFREAVMAFMEKRKPDFHRES; the protein is encoded by the coding sequence ATGGCCGAACAAGAGATAGTCACCGAAGTCAAGGGCCGGGTGGCGATTGTCCGGCTGAACTGGCCCGAGAGGCGGAACGCTCTCAGTTGGGAGTCGGGCCGGCGGCTGCGGAATATCATCGATGAATTCAATCAAGACAAAAAGATCGGGGCCGTTGTCTGGACGGGCACCGATCCGATCTTCTGCGGCGGCTGGGACGTTGGTAGCTGGAAGCGGGGGCTGGAGAACGAGGACGCCGAGGACGTGCGGCGCCCCGCGGACGACGAGAGCTGGCTGGCCTTCTGCGTGCGCTCCAAGCCCATCGTCTGCGCAATCAACGGGCCGTCGATAGGGGCCGGGATGACGATGACCCTGAACTGCGACGCGCGGATCGCCTCCGACAGGGCCCGTTTCTCCATGCGTTTCATCCGCGTCGGCATCGTGCCCGAGCTGGCGAGCACCATGCTCCTCGCCCATATCGTCGGCTTCCACCACGCGATGGAGCTGATGCTGACCGGTAAGACCATCGATGCGCAGGAGGCGGACCGGATCGGACTCGTGAACAGGGTGGTGCCGCACGAGTCGCTGATGGACGAGGCGGTGGCGCTGGCGCAGGAAATGGCGGACAACGATACGGAGCTGCTGCTGGCGGTCAAGAAGCTGGCGTGGACGAACCTGACGGAGCCCGATATCAGGAAGATCATGACGCGGGAGAGCGAGGAGCTGCTGGCCGGTACGCAGAGGCCGGCGTTCCGGGAAGCGGTGATGGCGTTCATGGAGAAGCGCAAGCCCGATTTCCACAGGGAGTCCTAG
- the purL gene encoding phosphoribosylformylglycinamidine synthase subunit PurL: MTVDQRLIEELSLSLDEYRQIVDLLGREPNEVELGMFGALWSEHCGYKNSKPLLRLLPNRGPRILTEMGGENAGAVDIGDGLCIVMKIESHNHPSAIEPYQGAATGVGGIVRDIFAMGARPIAILDSLRFGPLTDARNRYLFGGVVGGIGGYGNCLGIPTVAGEVSFAEAYSANPLVNAMCVGVARIDDLARGRAEGPGNPVMLVGADTGRDGIGGANVLASRVFDESSAELRPTVQVGNPFLEKLLMEACIELAEKHSDWIVGIQDLGAAGLTSSSVEAAARAGNGIEIDVALVPRREQGMAPYEIMLSESQERMLVFPRKEHEEDVRRLFQHWELRSDVIGRVTDDGFVRVLDGGREVARLPVQVLTRPPEYRRQGEEPSYLRRLQSFDLASLPDLPAASAATALLRLLATPEIADKRWVWRQYDHQVLTNTVIGPGSDAAVMRIKGTKKGIALTTDGNGLYCYLDPQAGGAIAVAEAARNVVCAGATPVAVTDCLNFGNPEKPDVYYQMEHVIRGMAAACEVFGTPVISGNVSLYNETNGDAVLPTPVVGMLGLLEDVEKRCPMAFQQEGDEVFLLGAALDAPVSTLAGSEYLREMHGVIAGRPQIDLGLEARVQAACLEAIQQGVLHSAHDCSHGGLAVTLAECCIEGGVGLDASSLTAPGRLDAALFGEGQSRIVVSCAAGNSDRLREIAKRRDAPLTPLGRIGGDRLVIGDILAVPVAELVRAYREGLPRAIEAR, encoded by the coding sequence ATGACCGTCGACCAACGTCTGATTGAAGAGCTATCGCTGTCGCTTGACGAATACCGGCAGATCGTCGACCTGCTCGGACGCGAGCCGAACGAGGTCGAGCTGGGCATGTTCGGCGCCCTCTGGAGCGAGCACTGCGGCTATAAGAACAGCAAGCCGCTGCTGCGCCTCCTGCCCAACCGCGGGCCGCGCATCCTCACCGAGATGGGCGGCGAGAACGCGGGCGCCGTAGATATCGGCGACGGGCTGTGCATCGTGATGAAGATCGAGTCGCACAATCACCCGTCCGCCATCGAGCCCTACCAGGGGGCGGCGACCGGCGTCGGCGGCATCGTCCGCGACATCTTCGCCATGGGGGCGCGGCCCATCGCCATCCTCGATTCCCTGCGCTTCGGCCCTCTCACCGACGCCCGCAACCGCTACCTGTTCGGCGGCGTGGTCGGCGGGATCGGCGGCTACGGCAACTGCCTGGGCATTCCCACCGTCGCCGGCGAGGTCTCCTTCGCCGAGGCGTATTCCGCCAACCCGCTGGTGAACGCCATGTGCGTGGGCGTCGCCCGCATCGATGACCTGGCGCGGGGTCGCGCCGAAGGGCCGGGCAACCCTGTCATGCTCGTTGGGGCGGACACCGGCCGCGACGGCATCGGCGGTGCGAACGTCCTCGCCTCCCGCGTCTTCGACGAATCGAGCGCCGAGCTGCGCCCGACGGTCCAGGTGGGCAACCCGTTCCTCGAAAAGCTGCTCATGGAGGCCTGCATCGAGCTGGCGGAGAAACATTCTGACTGGATCGTCGGCATCCAGGACCTGGGCGCCGCCGGCCTGACGAGCTCGTCGGTGGAGGCGGCCGCGCGCGCCGGCAACGGCATCGAGATCGACGTCGCCCTCGTGCCGCGACGCGAGCAGGGGATGGCGCCCTACGAAATCATGCTCTCCGAGTCTCAGGAGCGGATGCTCGTCTTCCCCAGGAAGGAGCACGAGGAGGACGTGCGGCGCCTGTTCCAGCACTGGGAGCTGCGCTCCGACGTAATCGGCCGCGTGACCGACGACGGCTTTGTGCGCGTCCTCGATGGCGGGCGCGAGGTAGCGAGGCTGCCGGTGCAGGTGCTGACCCGGCCGCCCGAGTACCGCCGGCAGGGAGAGGAGCCTTCTTACCTGCGGCGGCTGCAATCGTTCGACCTCGCCTCGCTGCCGGACCTGCCTGCTGCGTCCGCCGCGACGGCCTTGCTGCGGCTCCTCGCCACGCCCGAGATCGCCGACAAGCGCTGGGTCTGGCGCCAGTACGACCATCAGGTGCTGACAAACACCGTCATCGGCCCGGGGAGCGATGCCGCCGTCATGCGCATCAAGGGCACGAAGAAGGGCATCGCCCTCACCACCGACGGCAACGGCCTGTATTGCTACCTCGACCCCCAAGCTGGCGGCGCGATCGCTGTCGCCGAGGCGGCGCGCAACGTCGTATGCGCCGGCGCGACGCCTGTCGCCGTCACCGACTGCCTCAACTTCGGCAACCCCGAGAAGCCGGACGTCTACTACCAAATGGAGCACGTCATCCGCGGCATGGCCGCCGCCTGCGAGGTCTTCGGCACGCCCGTCATCTCCGGCAACGTCAGCCTGTACAACGAGACGAACGGCGACGCCGTCCTGCCGACGCCCGTCGTGGGGATGCTCGGCCTGCTGGAGGACGTGGAGAAGCGCTGCCCGATGGCGTTCCAGCAAGAGGGCGACGAAGTCTTCCTCCTCGGCGCCGCGCTTGACGCTCCCGTTTCCACGCTCGCCGGCAGCGAGTACCTGCGGGAGATGCATGGAGTGATCGCCGGCCGCCCCCAGATCGACCTCGGTCTGGAGGCGCGGGTGCAGGCGGCCTGCCTCGAGGCTATCCAGCAGGGGGTGCTCCATTCCGCCCACGACTGCTCGCACGGCGGGCTGGCGGTGACGCTCGCCGAGTGCTGCATCGAGGGCGGCGTCGGGCTCGACGCGTCGTCACTGACAGCGCCGGGCCGGCTGGACGCCGCGCTCTTCGGCGAGGGACAGTCGCGCATCGTCGTTTCCTGCGCCGCGGGGAACAGCGATAGGCTGCGGGAGATAGCCAAACGGCGGGACGCGCCGCTGACGCCGCTGGGACGCATCGGCGGCGACCGCCTGGTCATCGGCGATATCCTGGCCGTGCCCGTCGCCGAGCTGGTGCGCGCCTACCGCGAAGGGCTGCCGCGCGCCATCGAGGCCCGGTAG
- a CDS encoding DUF4389 domain-containing protein, which translates to MQEAERYPVVLEVDYPERQSRWKTLLRLFLAIPLIIFLAILGGGSVASVGDTEGLRYSLGATGAVIIAIWAAIVVRGYIPRWLFNFEVAFLRFSTRVSSYFALLTDVYPPFEGDYPVRLEIDYPERLARWKVLIWKGITSIPHFIVLLFLGIAALFCVIIAWFAILITARFPQGLHRFVAGVFRWNTRVWGYFISLTDEYPPFSLSERAGPAGRDTYVISAVIGWLLTAGIVAGAITAAVIAGEETVGRVDYEALTAGEGGVTIERNDLGLSIIAAVDPADDELPLLRPEEGKRLVAFELELTNDRNNDVQIEESDFRLEDAEGDSREPLLTLVGGRVAPADVEEDETGEITLVFEVERGVGLEELRFRGPLGTRLTFEFE; encoded by the coding sequence GTGCAGGAAGCTGAACGGTACCCCGTAGTCCTGGAGGTCGACTATCCGGAGCGGCAATCGCGCTGGAAGACCTTGCTGCGTCTGTTCCTCGCCATCCCGCTGATCATCTTTCTCGCCATCCTGGGCGGCGGCTCGGTCGCCTCCGTCGGCGACACTGAGGGACTGCGTTACAGCCTGGGGGCAACAGGCGCGGTCATAATCGCGATCTGGGCGGCTATCGTCGTTCGCGGCTACATCCCGCGCTGGCTGTTCAACTTTGAGGTCGCCTTCTTGCGCTTCTCCACGCGGGTGTCTTCCTACTTCGCCCTGCTTACCGACGTCTACCCTCCCTTCGAAGGCGATTACCCCGTGCGTCTCGAGATCGACTACCCGGAGCGGCTGGCGCGCTGGAAGGTGCTGATATGGAAGGGGATAACCTCAATCCCGCACTTCATCGTCCTTCTCTTCCTCGGCATTGCCGCCTTGTTCTGCGTGATAATCGCCTGGTTCGCCATTCTCATCACGGCCCGCTTCCCGCAGGGGCTGCATCGCTTCGTCGCCGGCGTCTTTCGCTGGAATACGCGCGTTTGGGGTTACTTCATTTCGCTCACCGACGAGTACCCGCCGTTTAGCCTCTCCGAGAGGGCGGGCCCCGCCGGCCGCGACACCTATGTCATTTCCGCCGTCATCGGCTGGCTGCTGACGGCAGGGATCGTCGCGGGGGCGATCACCGCCGCCGTTATCGCCGGTGAAGAGACGGTCGGGCGGGTGGACTACGAGGCGCTGACGGCGGGCGAGGGGGGAGTGACGATAGAGCGGAACGATCTGGGCCTTTCTATCATTGCCGCCGTCGATCCTGCGGACGACGAGCTTCCGCTCCTCCGTCCTGAAGAAGGAAAACGCCTCGTCGCCTTCGAACTCGAGTTGACGAACGACAGGAACAACGACGTGCAGATCGAGGAGTCGGACTTCCGGCTGGAGGACGCGGAGGGCGACAGCCGCGAGCCGTTGCTGACGCTCGTGGGAGGCCGGGTAGCGCCCGCCGACGTGGAAGAGGACGAGACCGGGGAGATCACACTCGTGTTCGAGGTGGAACGCGGTGTCGGCCTAGAAGAACTGCGGTTCCGCGGGCCCCTTGGAACGCGCCTGACATTTGAGTTTGAGTGA
- a CDS encoding DUF4389 domain-containing protein, with translation MSAVGTGYPLSFDVEYPERLSRWLIFVKWLLVLPHWIIVGLLGFVAEVMTVIAWFAILFTGRYPKGLFDFVVGVYRWSYNASVYPFLMRDEYPPFSMSTGQYPLTYEVEYPERLSRWLIFVKWLLVLPHLIVLSILSIVYLFTVFVAWFAILFTGRYPRGLFDFAVGYLRWSARVNAYFILLRDEYPPFSLRP, from the coding sequence TTGAGCGCTGTCGGTACCGGCTATCCCCTCAGCTTCGACGTTGAGTATCCGGAAAGGCTTTCCCGCTGGCTGATATTCGTCAAGTGGCTGCTGGTGCTGCCACACTGGATCATCGTCGGTCTGCTTGGCTTCGTGGCGGAGGTGATGACTGTAATCGCTTGGTTCGCCATCCTCTTCACCGGCCGCTACCCCAAAGGGCTCTTCGACTTTGTCGTCGGCGTCTACCGCTGGTCTTACAACGCAAGCGTATACCCGTTCCTGATGCGCGACGAATACCCCCCGTTCTCGATGTCCACCGGTCAGTACCCGCTGACCTATGAAGTTGAGTATCCGGAGAGGCTTTCCCGCTGGCTGATATTCGTCAAGTGGCTGCTGGTCTTACCGCACCTGATCGTCTTGTCCATTCTGAGCATCGTGTATCTGTTCACCGTGTTCGTCGCCTGGTTCGCGATCCTTTTCACCGGACGATACCCCCGGGGGCTGTTCGATTTCGCCGTCGGCTACTTGCGGTGGAGTGCGCGGGTCAACGCCTATTTCATCTTGCTTCGAGATGAATACCCTCCCTTCAGTCTCCGGCCATAA
- the purQ gene encoding phosphoribosylformylglycinamidine synthase subunit PurQ, translating into MRFAVVVFPGTWSDGDCHYVLDTILGQEVDYVWHRERDLRRYDCVVLPGGFSYGDYLRTGAIARFSPVMDAVREHAEAGKLVFGSCNGFQVLCEAGLLPGALLRNDSLQFRCQPAYLRVESAETRFTSACRPGQVLRIPISHGEGRYYADDETLRMLEDSGRVLFRYATPEGDVTTDANPNGSLNNIAGIINERGNVLGMMPHPERASEALLGGEDGLFIWRSILSSALEAARR; encoded by the coding sequence ATGCGCTTTGCGGTAGTGGTCTTCCCCGGCACCTGGAGTGACGGCGACTGCCACTACGTCCTCGACACCATTCTCGGGCAGGAGGTCGACTACGTCTGGCACCGCGAGCGCGACCTCCGGCGATACGACTGCGTGGTCCTGCCCGGCGGCTTCTCCTACGGCGATTACCTTCGCACCGGCGCCATCGCCCGCTTCTCGCCGGTGATGGACGCCGTGCGCGAGCACGCGGAAGCGGGGAAGCTTGTGTTCGGGAGCTGCAACGGGTTCCAGGTGCTTTGCGAGGCGGGGCTGCTCCCCGGCGCTCTGCTGCGCAACGATAGCCTGCAATTCCGCTGTCAGCCCGCGTACCTGCGGGTCGAAAGCGCGGAGACGCGTTTCACCAGCGCCTGCCGTCCCGGCCAGGTGCTCCGCATCCCCATATCACACGGCGAAGGACGCTACTACGCCGACGACGAGACGCTGCGGATGCTGGAAGACTCCGGGCGGGTGCTGTTCCGGTACGCCACTCCCGAGGGAGACGTGACGACGGACGCCAACCCCAACGGCTCGCTGAACAACATCGCCGGCATCATCAACGAGCGGGGCAACGTGCTGGGGATGATGCCGCACCCCGAGCGGGCGAGCGAAGCGTTGCTGGGCGGCGAGGACGGCCTGTTCATCTGGCGCTCGATCTTGTCGAGCGCGCTGGAGGCGGCGCGGCGATAG
- a CDS encoding HDIG domain-containing protein: MKTSSRIGAPGGLRTALFGVGLAGVLVLALFPLFPRVLELEAGDVASRTWQAPRSFSFESEVLTEKQREQAGQAVPDVLVFSDTVRTDQIAKLEKLISEVSAVRDSTELSRSQKVGALLETEGLFIPGYETVLVDMGPERWESVSREVRRVLEEVLSESVARGEESLIGEQLAAKFSESLSADDALVAELMVRPFIVPNLVVDVEKTEAARMAAEQAVVPVRVSYTKGQTIVRSGETIDSTAIEALREAGLLSPRLEWTSVAAATIVAVVAGGTVALYLHAFSPAHVGPRRLLLLLLVIGVATLGAKVYFPLFLPDHDRHFLAFALPLAAAPMLVAAVLETRLAVTVAAVLAALVTFVIIYLPDISTAVVSTPLDSLRSLAVFGFGGAAGALALHRGERLNRYLFAGLAVAIVSLLMLLAAWFLDLNREMWDLPWMGLTAAINGSVSAVLAAGAFVTLSSLFGITTRVQLMELAQLNQPLLRQLQDEAPGTFHHSIIVGNLGERAADLIGADSLLVRVGCYFHDVGKLRQPGYYIENQLTGSNPHDGLSSAGSAEIVIRHVEDGLELAREHRLPSQVHDFIAQHHGTGRAVYFYRKAMENEEELDSARFSYPGPKPQSKEVAIVMLADSVEAAIRASADRSPERIDALVDEVVAERLAEGQLDESDLTLREIKIVSESFKSTLRGVYHPRLEYPALPPKREKAARRLVFRSSRTDASSSGTHR; this comes from the coding sequence TTGAAGACCAGTTCCCGTATCGGCGCCCCAGGCGGTCTCAGGACGGCCCTCTTCGGCGTGGGACTCGCCGGCGTTCTCGTCCTGGCGCTGTTCCCTTTGTTCCCGCGCGTCCTCGAGCTTGAGGCGGGCGATGTCGCCTCACGCACTTGGCAGGCGCCACGCAGCTTCTCGTTCGAGAGCGAGGTCTTAACGGAGAAGCAACGCGAGCAGGCGGGCCAGGCGGTGCCCGACGTCCTGGTCTTCAGCGATACGGTCAGGACCGACCAGATAGCCAAGCTTGAGAAGCTGATCAGCGAGGTCAGCGCCGTGCGGGACTCGACCGAGCTCAGCCGGTCACAGAAGGTCGGCGCTCTTCTGGAGACGGAGGGCCTGTTCATCCCCGGCTACGAGACGGTTCTCGTCGACATGGGCCCTGAACGATGGGAGTCGGTCTCCAGGGAGGTCAGACGCGTGCTGGAAGAGGTGCTCAGCGAATCGGTGGCGAGGGGCGAGGAGAGCTTGATAGGGGAGCAGCTCGCGGCGAAGTTCTCCGAATCCCTCTCCGCCGACGATGCTCTGGTGGCGGAGCTGATGGTGAGGCCTTTCATCGTCCCCAATCTCGTCGTCGACGTCGAAAAGACGGAGGCGGCGCGGATGGCGGCGGAGCAAGCGGTGGTCCCCGTGCGGGTGTCCTACACAAAGGGGCAGACCATCGTGCGAAGCGGCGAGACTATCGACAGCACCGCCATCGAGGCGCTTCGAGAAGCGGGGCTTCTCAGTCCGCGGTTGGAGTGGACGAGCGTCGCTGCCGCAACGATTGTCGCCGTCGTCGCCGGCGGCACGGTCGCCCTGTACCTGCACGCGTTCTCGCCCGCGCACGTGGGCCCGCGGCGGCTGTTGCTCCTGCTGCTCGTGATCGGCGTGGCGACGCTGGGCGCTAAAGTCTACTTTCCTCTCTTCTTGCCCGACCACGACCGGCATTTTCTCGCCTTTGCGCTGCCTCTGGCCGCCGCGCCGATGCTGGTCGCTGCCGTGCTCGAGACGCGCCTCGCCGTGACCGTAGCCGCCGTGCTTGCGGCGCTCGTCACCTTTGTCATCATCTATCTCCCCGACATCTCGACGGCAGTCGTCTCCACTCCCCTCGATTCCTTGCGCTCGCTGGCCGTGTTCGGGTTCGGCGGCGCTGCGGGCGCGCTGGCCTTGCATCGCGGCGAAAGGCTTAACCGCTACCTGTTCGCCGGTCTTGCCGTCGCCATCGTCTCGTTGCTAATGCTCCTGGCGGCCTGGTTCCTCGACCTGAACCGCGAGATGTGGGACCTCCCCTGGATGGGACTGACGGCGGCGATAAACGGCTCCGTATCCGCCGTGCTCGCCGCGGGGGCGTTCGTTACCCTGAGCTCCCTCTTCGGAATTACGACGCGCGTTCAGCTCATGGAGCTCGCGCAGCTCAATCAGCCCTTGCTGCGCCAGCTTCAGGACGAGGCGCCGGGCACGTTCCACCACAGCATCATCGTCGGGAATCTGGGCGAGAGGGCCGCCGACCTCATCGGCGCCGATTCCCTGCTCGTGCGCGTCGGCTGCTACTTCCACGACGTCGGGAAGCTGAGGCAGCCGGGCTACTACATCGAGAACCAGTTGACGGGAAGCAACCCTCACGACGGCCTCAGCTCCGCCGGCAGCGCGGAGATCGTTATACGTCACGTGGAGGACGGCCTCGAGCTGGCGCGGGAGCACCGTCTCCCCTCGCAGGTACACGATTTCATCGCCCAGCACCACGGCACGGGCCGCGCCGTCTACTTCTACCGAAAGGCGATGGAAAACGAGGAGGAGCTCGATTCCGCGCGCTTCTCTTACCCGGGGCCGAAGCCGCAAAGCAAAGAAGTCGCCATCGTCATGCTGGCTGATTCGGTCGAGGCGGCGATCCGGGCCAGCGCCGACCGCTCGCCGGAGAGGATCGACGCGCTCGTTGACGAGGTCGTCGCCGAGCGGCTGGCAGAGGGCCAGCTCGACGAGTCGGACCTCACCCTGCGCGAGATAAAGATCGTCTCCGAGTCGTTCAAGTCGACGCTCAGGGGCGTGTACCATCCGCGCCTCGAGTACCCGGCGCTTCCTCCGAAACGGGAGAAGGCCGCGCGGCGGCTCGTGTTCCGTTCCTCCCGCACGGACGCTTCCTCATCGGGCACGCACCGGTGA
- a CDS encoding helix-turn-helix domain-containing protein, giving the protein MQATRKDILDYLRRQGQASVKELGDLLGLTSTGIRQHLTILERDGLIQAREERGRVGRPALVFSLTKDGDALYPKRYDMLASLLLDEIRAMTGSKGVQSLMQRAARRLAEPLATRMENKSLPERVREAARIFEEQGCLVEAITGEGEFGIIRYTCPFPDVASNHSCVCALDVEFLRLLLQADARLTSCILRGDRSCTYRIRPL; this is encoded by the coding sequence ATGCAGGCAACGAGGAAGGACATTCTCGACTACTTGCGGCGGCAAGGACAGGCCTCCGTCAAGGAGTTGGGCGATCTTCTTGGCCTCACCTCCACGGGTATACGCCAGCACCTCACCATCCTTGAGCGCGACGGCCTCATCCAGGCGAGGGAAGAGCGGGGACGCGTCGGGCGTCCCGCTCTCGTTTTCAGCCTCACGAAGGACGGCGACGCTCTCTACCCCAAGCGGTACGACATGCTGGCCAGTCTGCTCCTCGATGAGATCAGGGCGATGACCGGGAGCAAGGGCGTCCAAAGCCTGATGCAACGGGCGGCGCGGCGGCTGGCGGAGCCGCTGGCCACCAGAATGGAGAATAAGAGCCTCCCGGAGAGAGTCCGGGAAGCGGCCCGCATATTCGAGGAACAGGGCTGCCTGGTGGAAGCGATCACCGGCGAAGGCGAATTCGGCATCATCCGCTACACCTGCCCCTTCCCTGACGTCGCCTCGAATCACAGTTGCGTCTGCGCCCTCGATGTAGAGTTCCTGCGCCTTCTCCTGCAGGCCGACGCGCGTTTGACGAGCTGCATCCTGCGCGGCGACCGCTCCTGCACGTATCGGATCCGTCCGCTCTGA
- a CDS encoding ubiquinone/menaquinone biosynthesis methyltransferase — protein MRSPRSAPFVRSLFDGIASRYDLTNQLITLGQIGRWRRRIAREASRERPGVVIDLGTGTADLAVALLREARVPVRVIGVDLSPEMVRLARKKVKRRGLERQASFVLADACALPFKDGTAGCLVNAFFLRHVPDLWAAFTEFYRVLEDGGRVISLELSQEQAPGFRRLFRFWFRRVVPLIGGWVTGDRRAYEYLPQSLDAFPDSQRLAKALEDAGFRAEYERFALGIVAISRGIK, from the coding sequence GTGAGATCGCCGCGAAGCGCCCCCTTCGTTCGCTCCCTGTTTGACGGCATCGCCTCTCGTTACGACCTCACGAATCAGCTCATCACGCTCGGGCAGATAGGACGCTGGCGGCGACGGATCGCCCGCGAGGCGAGCCGCGAGCGGCCCGGCGTCGTCATCGATCTGGGCACCGGCACGGCCGACCTGGCCGTCGCTCTCCTCAGGGAAGCCAGGGTGCCCGTGCGCGTGATTGGGGTCGACCTGTCGCCGGAGATGGTGCGCCTCGCCCGCAAGAAGGTCAAGCGGCGCGGACTGGAGCGTCAGGCGTCGTTCGTCCTCGCCGACGCCTGCGCCCTCCCGTTCAAGGACGGGACGGCGGGCTGCCTGGTGAACGCCTTCTTTCTCCGCCACGTTCCCGACCTGTGGGCCGCCTTCACGGAGTTCTACAGGGTGCTGGAGGACGGCGGACGCGTGATCTCTCTCGAGCTATCGCAGGAGCAAGCGCCGGGATTCCGCAGGCTGTTCCGTTTCTGGTTCCGGCGCGTCGTTCCCCTAATCGGCGGGTGGGTAACGGGAGACCGCCGCGCCTACGAATACCTTCCGCAGTCGCTGGACGCCTTTCCCGATTCGCAGCGGCTTGCGAAAGCGCTGGAGGACGCCGGCTTTCGGGCCGAATACGAGCGGTTCGCCCTTGGCATCGTGGCGATAAGCAGGGGCATCAAGTAA
- the menA gene encoding 1,4-dihydroxy-2-naphthoate octaprenyltransferase — translation MQTAHDEDLRTEIAATLAARREIAMAASIGGQARVNLIPFAFSEDLTFYSIVRKGPPSLQLHHHPRLSLLATPAGEGGSLREVEVTATAVLLRDEAEKAAARRLLEERSVVVEDAAVEYVRIVPQRIELREKAEDGRLLSCRSIDFPDSGQAPGDAALFRRKAFAWLLAVRAPFLTASVVPVLLGGAIAWATRDAFNWGLFFLALIAGALLHLAVNVYNDYFDHRSGNDPLNVDFVRPFSGGSRVIQLGLLSPLEMISGAILLSAVSAGIGAVLAWAAGPWVLAFGVAGLISGVFYVAGPFNWASRGVGELTVGLNFGTLMTLGSYYVQTGRVDWTPAVASIPAAALIAAVLYVNEFPDYAADKAVGKRTWVVRLGRQRAVIVYALLMAIPYVTVPLGVAFDALPPQTLIAMLTLPFSLRAVQVAARHHSQPLELAPANALTIVSHLATGLLLTLAFVWEGSGLTELGYVIGLALLFAGMVLFVSRGIEQEKRAFLAAREAM, via the coding sequence ATGCAGACGGCTCACGATGAGGACCTGCGAACGGAGATCGCGGCTACCCTCGCCGCCCGTAGGGAGATAGCGATGGCGGCATCGATCGGCGGGCAAGCGCGCGTCAACCTCATCCCGTTCGCCTTCAGTGAAGACCTTACCTTTTACTCCATCGTGAGGAAGGGCCCTCCCTCCCTGCAGCTCCACCATCACCCCCGGCTATCGCTTCTTGCGACGCCTGCGGGCGAGGGCGGGAGTCTGCGCGAGGTCGAAGTGACGGCTACCGCCGTGCTGTTGCGGGACGAAGCAGAGAAGGCGGCGGCGCGGCGCCTGCTCGAAGAGCGGAGCGTCGTCGTCGAGGATGCGGCTGTCGAATACGTGCGGATCGTTCCCCAGCGGATAGAGCTGCGCGAAAAGGCGGAGGACGGACGCCTCCTCTCCTGCCGCTCTATTGACTTCCCGGACAGCGGGCAGGCGCCGGGCGACGCGGCCCTGTTCCGTCGAAAGGCGTTCGCCTGGCTCCTGGCCGTGAGGGCGCCCTTCCTTACCGCCAGCGTCGTGCCCGTCCTGCTGGGCGGCGCCATCGCCTGGGCCACCCGCGACGCCTTCAACTGGGGGCTCTTCTTCCTCGCCCTCATCGCCGGCGCGCTGCTTCACCTGGCGGTCAACGTTTACAACGACTACTTCGATCACCGCAGCGGAAACGACCCCCTGAACGTCGACTTCGTGCGGCCGTTCAGCGGCGGAAGTCGCGTCATACAGTTGGGGCTGCTGAGTCCGCTGGAGATGATTTCCGGCGCCATCCTCCTCTCCGCGGTGTCGGCGGGGATCGGCGCCGTGCTGGCGTGGGCCGCCGGGCCCTGGGTCCTGGCGTTCGGCGTGGCCGGCCTGATTTCCGGCGTCTTCTACGTGGCGGGCCCCTTCAACTGGGCGAGCCGCGGAGTGGGTGAGCTGACGGTGGGCCTCAACTTCGGGACCCTGATGACCCTCGGCTCGTACTACGTCCAGACGGGGAGGGTAGACTGGACGCCCGCCGTAGCGTCGATCCCGGCTGCGGCGCTGATCGCCGCCGTGCTATACGTCAACGAGTTCCCCGACTACGCCGCCGACAAGGCTGTCGGCAAGCGCACATGGGTAGTGCGGTTGGGCCGGCAGCGGGCGGTAATCGTCTACGCTCTCCTGATGGCCATCCCGTACGTGACCGTCCCACTGGGCGTGGCCTTCGACGCGCTTCCCCCGCAGACACTCATCGCGATGCTGACGCTTCCCTTCTCGCTGCGCGCCGTGCAGGTCGCGGCTCGCCACCACTCACAGCCGTTGGAGCTGGCGCCGGCCAATGCCCTCACGATCGTCAGCCATCTTGCCACCGGGCTCCTGCTGACCCTCGCCTTCGTCTGGGAAGGTTCCGGGCTGACTGAACTGGGCTACGTCATCGGGCTGGCGCTGCTGTTCGCGGGCATGGTGCTCTTCGTCAGCCGCGGCATCGAGCAGGAGAAGAGAGCGTTTCTCGCCGCCCGCGAAGCAATGTGA